In Fundidesulfovibrio soli, the following proteins share a genomic window:
- a CDS encoding glycosyltransferase family 2 protein → MSDTVQKSIAIVVPVYNESQGLDALHQRIRSVMETLPYDWRIVLVDDGSADASWEKIKEISSRDERVKGLMLSRNFGKEMALTAGVELCADVDAVICIDADLQHPPELIPTLAARWEEGYEIVATVREAVADYSPLKKFGSKAFYWVMTRYSDLDIPPSSTDFRLLDRKVVHTLLEFTERTRMFRGLIDWMGFRKTYIPFVAPARDTGQVGYSFKKLFNLAVNSFTSFSLLPLRFTGYLGLTIIALSLLVLGFMLTGNVLWGANYTPMAFFTVFNTFLIGIVLCGLGMVSLYIGHIHTEVVQRPLYIIRERAGRWE, encoded by the coding sequence TCTACAACGAATCCCAAGGGCTGGACGCGCTCCACCAGCGTATCAGGTCCGTCATGGAGACGTTGCCCTACGACTGGCGGATCGTCCTCGTGGACGACGGCAGCGCCGACGCCTCCTGGGAAAAAATCAAGGAGATCTCCTCGCGCGACGAACGCGTGAAGGGCCTCATGCTCTCGCGCAACTTCGGCAAGGAGATGGCCCTCACCGCCGGCGTGGAGCTCTGCGCCGACGTGGACGCCGTGATCTGCATCGACGCGGACCTGCAGCACCCCCCCGAGCTCATCCCCACCCTCGCCGCCAGGTGGGAGGAAGGCTACGAGATCGTGGCCACCGTGCGCGAGGCCGTTGCCGACTACTCCCCGCTGAAGAAGTTCGGCTCCAAGGCATTCTATTGGGTGATGACCCGCTACTCCGACCTGGACATCCCCCCCTCCAGCACGGACTTCCGCCTGCTGGACCGCAAGGTGGTGCACACCTTGCTCGAGTTCACAGAGCGCACCCGCATGTTCCGGGGCCTCATCGACTGGATGGGCTTCCGCAAGACCTACATCCCCTTCGTGGCCCCCGCGCGCGACACCGGGCAGGTGGGCTACTCGTTCAAGAAGCTCTTCAACCTCGCCGTGAACAGCTTCACCAGCTTTTCGCTCCTGCCCCTGCGCTTCACGGGCTACCTGGGCCTGACCATCATCGCCCTGTCGCTGCTGGTCCTGGGGTTCATGCTCACGGGCAACGTGCTCTGGGGCGCCAACTACACGCCCATGGCCTTTTTCACGGTGTTCAACACCTTCCTCATCGGCATCGTGCTCTGCGGGCTGGGCATGGTGTCGCTCTACATCGGACACATCCACACCGAAGTGGTGCAAAGGCCCCTCTACATCATCCGCGAACGCGCGGGCCGTTGGGAGTAG